Proteins encoded in a region of the Mycolicibacterium duvalii genome:
- a CDS encoding virulence factor Mce family protein, whose protein sequence is MKSFSERNQLVIGVVGLALTIGIVLGSLNYERLPFLQGAQYSAYFADAGGLRTGEDVQVSGFTVGNVKSIELDGSRALITFTVSKDILLGERTEAAIKTRGLLGTKMLEVTSRGDGRLEGTIPLERTTSPYQLPDALGDLAMTISGLNTDQLSESLRVLSATFADTPPQLRVAVEGVARFSETLNERDAQLRSLLGNANKATTVLAERSEQVVNLVANSNALLAELRSQSAALDQISGHISALSDQLMGFIAENRETLRPALDKLNGVLTIIDNRKEQLQRSIHLFQQYSMSLGESVASGPFFKTYVANLLPGQFVQPFIDAAFSDLGLDPSVLLPSQRTDPQVGQPGTPALPVPFPRTGQGGEPRLTVPDAITGNPGDQACGPPGIALPGPGCYPYREPLPAPPPGGPPPGPPAEAPPGLGSTPGPTPEPVFVPAPGETPHLAPAEAGS, encoded by the coding sequence ATGAAGTCGTTCAGTGAGCGGAATCAGCTCGTCATCGGTGTCGTCGGCCTGGCGTTGACGATCGGCATCGTCCTGGGATCGCTGAACTACGAGAGGCTGCCGTTCCTGCAGGGCGCGCAGTACTCCGCCTACTTCGCCGACGCCGGCGGGTTGAGAACCGGTGAAGACGTCCAGGTTTCGGGCTTCACGGTGGGCAACGTCAAGTCGATCGAGCTGGACGGATCGCGGGCTCTCATCACGTTCACGGTGTCCAAGGACATCCTGCTCGGTGAGCGCACCGAGGCGGCGATCAAGACCCGGGGACTGCTGGGAACCAAGATGCTCGAGGTCACCTCGCGCGGCGACGGCCGGCTGGAGGGCACGATTCCGCTGGAGCGCACCACGTCCCCCTACCAGCTGCCCGACGCGTTGGGTGACCTCGCCATGACGATCAGCGGCCTGAACACCGATCAGCTGTCGGAGTCGCTGCGGGTGCTGTCCGCCACCTTCGCCGACACACCGCCGCAGCTGCGAGTCGCGGTCGAGGGGGTGGCGCGCTTCTCGGAGACCCTCAACGAACGCGATGCACAGCTGCGATCCCTGCTGGGCAACGCCAACAAGGCCACGACCGTGCTGGCCGAACGCAGCGAGCAGGTGGTCAACCTGGTCGCGAACAGCAACGCGTTGCTGGCCGAACTCCGAAGTCAGAGCGCGGCATTGGATCAGATCTCGGGACACATCTCGGCGCTCAGCGACCAACTCATGGGCTTCATCGCCGAGAACCGGGAGACCCTGCGACCGGCGCTGGACAAGCTCAACGGCGTCCTTACGATCATCGACAACCGCAAGGAACAACTGCAGCGGTCGATCCACCTGTTCCAGCAGTACTCGATGTCGCTCGGGGAATCCGTGGCGTCGGGACCGTTCTTCAAGACCTACGTCGCCAACCTGCTGCCCGGACAGTTCGTGCAACCGTTCATCGATGCGGCGTTCTCCGATCTGGGGCTGGATCCCAGCGTGCTGCTTCCGTCGCAGCGCACCGATCCCCAGGTCGGTCAGCCCGGCACGCCCGCGCTGCCGGTGCCCTTCCCGCGGACCGGGCAGGGCGGCGAGCCGCGCCTGACGGTTCCCGACGCCATCACCGGCAATCCCGGCGACCAGGCCTGCGGCCCGCCCGGGATCGCGCTGCCCGGTCCCGGCTGCTACCCCTACCGCGAGCCTCTGCCTGCCCCGCCGCCGGGCGGGCCGCCCCCGGGGCCGCCGGCCGAGGCGCCACCGGGCCTTGGATCGACC